A stretch of the Chlorobiota bacterium genome encodes the following:
- a CDS encoding SRPBCC domain-containing protein, with protein sequence MQLLTSAQVSITIKSSTTQVWKALLSNEIVNKYYYLYEDILNLAVGSIVSFKRAINDLEITDTGSLVEYIEGSLIKFKFLNSSEILPGIQEEFYEITYKLIDKNGFTFISIHHDGIENESNKEQYESHWALVLDNLKILLEKIN encoded by the coding sequence ATGCAACTATTAACCTCAGCTCAAGTTTCAATTACTATAAAATCAAGTACTACCCAAGTATGGAAAGCACTTTTATCAAATGAGATAGTTAATAAATACTATTATTTATATGAGGATATTTTAAATTTAGCTGTTGGTTCAATTGTTAGTTTTAAAAGGGCTATTAATGATTTAGAAATTACAGATACTGGTTCACTTGTTGAGTATATTGAAGGCAGTTTAATTAAATTTAAATTCTTAAATTCGTCAGAAATTTTACCTGGAATTCAAGAAGAATTTTATGAAATAACTTACAAGTTAATTGATAAAAATGGATTTACTTTTATTTCAATTCATCACGATGGTATTGAAAATGAATCTAATAAAGAACAATATGAATCTCATTGGGCTTTAGTGTTAGACAACCTTAAAATTTTATTAGAGAAGATAAATTAA
- a CDS encoding DinB family protein produces MSISSDFLAELRHESNTTKKLLELVPFDKAEWAPHEKSMKLGRLARHVADLPDWVNTTITTDELDFAKSDSKPFNPQSNEELIAHFNEHLKKAVVALENSTDELLQNPWTMRQAERVFFTLPKQAVLRDMCFNHFIHHRAQLGVYLRMLDIPLPGSYGPSADTPNMM; encoded by the coding sequence ATGTCAATTTCATCAGATTTTTTAGCAGAACTTAGACATGAATCAAACACAACTAAAAAGTTATTAGAATTAGTTCCATTCGATAAAGCAGAATGGGCACCTCATGAGAAAAGTATGAAGTTAGGAAGGTTAGCCAGGCACGTTGCAGACTTGCCAGATTGGGTTAATACAACTATTACAACTGACGAGCTTGATTTTGCAAAATCAGATTCAAAGCCATTTAATCCTCAATCTAATGAAGAATTAATTGCTCACTTTAATGAACATCTTAAAAAGGCTGTAGTTGCTTTAGAAAATTCAACAGATGAACTTTTACAAAATCCTTGGACAATGAGGCAAGCTGAAAGAGTTTTCTTTACTCTTCCAAAGCAAGCAGTATTAAGGGACATGTGCTTTAATCATTTTATTCACCACAGAGCTCAATTGGGAGTTTATTTAAGAATGCTTGATATTCCATTGCCAGGTTCTTACGGACCTTCAGCAGATACTCCAAACATGATGTAA
- a CDS encoding VOC family protein, which translates to MEQNKLDISGIALVSVYAHNFEESFKFYNEIIGLKEFNPMGSEACYFTFGKNGGMYLIGGHHKFDFPEKIVRTTFAFEVFSTLAMFNHLVLNNILTIQSEPMKMNTQVSWFQCYDPSGNILEFCGGIS; encoded by the coding sequence ATGGAACAAAATAAACTAGATATTTCAGGAATAGCATTAGTAAGTGTTTATGCACATAACTTTGAAGAATCATTTAAATTTTATAATGAGATAATTGGATTAAAAGAGTTTAATCCCATGGGTTCTGAGGCATGTTATTTTACTTTCGGTAAAAATGGTGGGATGTACTTAATAGGAGGTCATCATAAGTTTGATTTTCCTGAAAAAATTGTTAGAACTACTTTTGCATTTGAAGTATTTTCAACTTTAGCAATGTTTAATCATTTAGTTTTAAATAATATTCTTACAATCCAGTCAGAACCTATGAAAATGAATACGCAAGTTAGTTGGTTTCAATGTTACGATCCATCTGGAAATATATTAGAATTTTGTGGTGGAATAAGTTAA
- a CDS encoding NADH-quinone oxidoreductase subunit A — protein sequence MIEQYLPVILMILAGLGFGLVSVKAHEWLGPQKPNKEKLETYESGMRPITSLKDRFPVKFYLVGMLFILFDIEVVFMYPWAVNFKELGTNGLISMVLFITTLFAGYIYILKKGALKWD from the coding sequence ATGATTGAACAATACTTACCAGTGATATTAATGATTCTAGCTGGTCTAGGGTTTGGTTTAGTTTCAGTAAAAGCACATGAGTGGTTAGGTCCGCAAAAACCTAATAAAGAAAAATTAGAGACTTATGAATCTGGTATGAGGCCAATAACATCTTTAAAAGACAGATTTCCTGTTAAGTTTTATCTTGTTGGGATGTTGTTTATTCTTTTTGATATTGAAGTTGTTTTTATGTATCCATGGGCTGTTAACTTTAAAGAGCTTGGCACAAATGGGTTAATCTCAATGGTATTGTTCATAACAACATTATTTGCTGGTTATATTTATATATTGAAAAAAGGTGCATTAAAATGGGATTAA